The Falco rusticolus isolate bFalRus1 chromosome 5, bFalRus1.pri, whole genome shotgun sequence genome has a segment encoding these proteins:
- the CCDC71L gene encoding coiled-coil domain-containing protein 71L, which translates to MTRSWKRAALEGKAGNMNQEAGSAAEAAAGARAAVTAAGAAGGGAEPAVWALEGEAEKVVYSRSQVSFAGTKALGDALKLFMPKSTEFMSSDSELWNFLCSLKHEFSPVILRSKDVYGYASCRAVVPDPPPPSAERPRRRVGKRRVLVAAARRRAAAAGGSAKRRRRRRRRERGRQQQAAPASGGGEAEAAVAAAAAPAEEADSERDSPAVAAWEPFGGKSLEEIWKAATPRLTTFPTIRVRGSVWSQRSLVAARRWAQRVLGVDLSPVVRVRRFPVAPS; encoded by the coding sequence ATGACCCGCAGCTGGAAGCGGGCGGCGCTGGAGGGAAAAGCCGGGAACATGAACCAAGAGGCGGGGAGCGCCGCGGAGGCGGCCGCGGGAGCCCGGGCGGCGGTGACAgcggcgggggcagccggcGGCGGAGCGGAGCCCGCCGTTTGGGCGCTGGAAGGGGAGGCGGAGAAAGTTGTGTACTCGCGCTCGCAGGTCTCCTTCGCCGGCACCAAGGCGCTGGGCGACGCCCTCAAGCTGTTCATGCCCAAGTCCACGGAGTTCATGAGCTCCGACTCGGAGCTGTGGAACTTCCTCTGCAGCCTCAAGCACGAGTTCTCCCCGGTCATCCTTCGCAGCAAGGACGTCTACGGATACGCCTCCTGCCGCGCCGTCGTCCCCGACCCGCCGCCGCCCTCGGCggagcggccccgccgccgcgtCGGCAAGCGGCGCGTCCTGGTCGCCGCCGCCAGGCGCCGGGCAGCGGCAGCGGGCGGCAGCGCcaagcggcggcggcggcgccgcaGGAGGGAAcgggggaggcagcagcaagcGGCACCGGCGTCCGGCGGGGGCGAGGCGgaggcggcggtggcggcggcagcggcgccggCCGAGGAGGCGGACAGTGAGCGGGATAGCCCGGCGGTAGCCGCCTGGGAGCCCTTCGGCGGGAAGTCGCTGGAGGAGATCTGGAAGGCGGCCACCCCCCGCCTCACTACCTTCCCCACCATCCGGGTGCGGGGCAGCGTTTGGAGCCAGCGGAGCCTGGTGGCGGCGCGGCGGTGGGCGCAGCGGGTCCTCGGCGTGGACCTGTCTCCCGTGGTGCGGGTGCGCCGCTTCCCCGTGGCGCCGTCCTGA